In Pongo pygmaeus isolate AG05252 chromosome 19, NHGRI_mPonPyg2-v2.0_pri, whole genome shotgun sequence, the genomic stretch CAATGAaccaggcagggtgcagtggctcacacttgtaatcccagcactttgagaagctgaggccagtgaatcccttgagtccaggagttcgagacctgcctgggcaacatggcaaaactctgtctctacaaacaaatacaaaaattagctgggcatgatggcgcgcgCTTATCAtctcagctacctgagaggctgaggtgggaggagcgcttgagcccggaaggtggaggttgcagtgagccatgatcgtgccactgcactccagcctgggcaacagaatgagaccctgtcttaataaaaaaaaaaaaaaaaaagagaaagaaacaaccaaaaaaaaaaaaaccccagtgaACTAGACAGATGAGGCTCCTGCCCTTACAGAGCATGGAGCCTAGTGGAAGAATTAGATAGGTAAACaacgttttattttttaaaatcactttgttttaatagaaaatatgttCCCAATGTTCAAAATTTAAAGATTACAGAAAAATATACTATGAAAAATCTTGTCCTCTATCTGAGGCCcaagtgcctcagtttcccccaacCTTTGGAAACCAGTACTTCTAGTTCCTAAAGCAATTTCTGCAGCATGATCAATGTGATCTTGTGTAATTGGAAAAGCACAAGATGCCATGAGGACACACTGTGAGGGCCTACGCCAGCCTAAGAGTGGATGATTGAAAAGATGACTAAATGAGTGTTTCCCAAAGATCCTAATTctggagaggaaagaaggaggaagagaagggaaaggaaagaagaatcaCCAACCATAGACAGCTAGTGCTTTAAGCCCTTGCACAGCCACCAGGTGGCCAGAGCATTGCTATGATACCAAAAGCAACTCTGTCCCCTGCCAAACATCCGTCCAGACATCACGAGTTAATCAAGGCGTCAGAAACATCCTTGGGGCGATGTGCCATGCTTAGCATCAGATTTATGTGTCTAACAGCAAGTTTGTCCAACCGGCAGCCTGTAGGTGGTAGGTGGCCCAGGACAGTTTTGAATGCATCCCAacacaaattaataaactttcttaaaacattgagatttgttttgcaatttatttttagctcatcggttatcattagtgttagtatattttatgtgtgggcCAAGATAATTACCCTTCTAATGtgccccagggaagccaaaacatTGGACACCCCTGGTCTGGAACTTTCTACCCAAATCTGCAAATACTCAAATATATACCAGACCTCACCCCCTGATTTTTGGTTCTGAAAAAAAGGGGGCACTGATGAAACTTGAGTCGGGGACTGGAGAGATTGCAGAGGAATTAGGAGAactttcttcttctctccaaGCTGCTATGAAATTTTCAATAGTATCTTTCATTAGAAAGAGAGTAGGGTAAGGAATCATAAGCCTACAATGTATCAGGCAGATATTCTCTCTATTTTTGAGGTTGGGTGAGTCTGAGTGACTTGCTTCAAATCTCCCAGCCGggaaactgggatttgaacccacatCTGCCTGGCTCAAAGCCCTCCACATCCATTGCAGCCTCTTGCTTCTCACGATATCTGTGATGCTTGAAGAACACATCTTCCCCTTCAGGGCCCCTGGGGAGGCCCACGATTCCCCTACCTTACCTTCATCAAGTGTCCTGAAGTTTCTGGGAGAAGTCATTTTACACTTTAAGGTACTATACACGTAGTAACTTGGGCCTGTGAGATTTCCAAAGACCTAAAACAATACAGTAAAACctcaaaattggccaggcgcagtggctcacgcctgtaatctcagcactttgggaggctgaggtgggcagatcacttgaggtcaggagttcaagaccaccctggccaacatggtgaaaccctatctctactaaaaatacaaaaaaattagccaggcatggtggcgggtgtctgtaatcccagctactcagcagactgaggcaggagaatcacttgaacctggggggcggaggctgcggtgagccaagatcgcaccactgcactccagcctaagcaacagagcgacactctgtctcaaaaagaaaaaaaaaaaaattggttttgaaGGTGTGGGTGGCAGGAATTCTCGTCCCTGGCCTGGGTGAGCTAGAGGGGAGAAGCAAGGACATCTAGGTCCCTATCACCGCTTGCCTAGACAACTTCACAGGAAGGCCCCTAGGAATCTGAGATGGAGCAGGTGAAACTTTTACATCTAGATGGTGAGTCCAAAGGAGGTATTCAGAGGGttgccttcttccccttcctaCTGCTGCCCAACGATGACCCGCAGGCTGAAAGAGCCCTTTCCTCCTGGAACTGATGTGGGACCTGGCCTGTTTGGGAGCAGAATGGTGAAAGGAATTAACATGGAAGACAAAGGGACAGGCAGCCAAGATCATTTTAGGAGGAAAAATTGCTTCATTTCTAGGCTCCTTCCCCTTTTGAAACAGATAAGTTACATCCATTATATGCTCAGTGTTTATATTCAGAACTGCAGTTCTAGCCAGGGGGGTCTCTTTCCTCTCCCAGAATTTTTTGGGCCATTTATGCATTACTCCTGAGGGAGGGCCAGTGCAGGGCAGTGACTTTGGTGTTGGTTAGAACTGGATTTGAGTCTTGGCTCTGCCATTATAAATattgtgaccttaggcaagtcacctGATTGTTCTctgtcttagtttcttcatctggaaaatggaggtGAAAATAGCACTGTTGTGGTGGCTGTGGAAaagtatttcttttgttgtgGAAAAGTATTTAATTCAAACTTTTTAAGTAAAGCATTTAACACATGTCTAATATATAggaattattcaataaatggtttaattcttttttaaaaaacccaaaagttATAGctccaaaattttaaaagaaaattgcaaaattaaaaggaatatttaataaaatagctACAGAGAAACACATGTCTGTTAGTCAACTATAACTGAAGTCAACTCttagttatatataaatacagcATAATAAAGATTCCCAAGAATACAGTGAACCATTTTTTCTCATATTGAGTTCAGAATTACAAtaattctttcacatttttaaacaacaagAAATGCATATCCTGTATGGAAGTGAGGTGCATTTTGATGTGTTTGATATGACATGGGGTCTCCCAGGGTCTTAGGGTCTTAGGAAGATCCCAAGGTGGTGTGAGGAACCTGGAGAAGGACAAGAGACAAATACTCATGGCAGAGACCTCTGTCCTCACCCCCTAGCTGCTCTGAGATTAAGAAAGACTAGAGCAGCCAAGGCCTGCAGCAGCCAGCCATGCCCACAACAGAGGGGCCTCTCTGGATTTCTGTATCCCTGGTTTAAACAAAGGCCCCAGCAAGCTGAGCCACCAAAGCTCTGGGGATCATGAGGAACAAAGGCAGAGGGAGAGCAGAGTGCTGACAGGGCCAGAGGCCAGAGGCCGCAGGGCTATAAAGAGGAGGGCCACAGAGCAAGTGGTACCAGATGGAGACCCAGGCTGAGCAGCAGGAGCTGGGTGAGTAAGGCCCTCAGGGTGCCCTTGCCCTTCCTCTCCTTGCTCTGCAGAGACATGCCCAGGAGAGGGCCCAGTTCTCCTGCCTAGTGTGTAGAGCCTTCTAGGGTGGCTGGAGAAGAGTGGGGAACTCTGgtggaaggcagccttcccttgtcACCCCAAGAGGAGTCACTTATATAGCAATAACCACTGCCCTAGCAACTAAGGCTGGGGGATGGGCATGGGCCCCCAAGAAATGAGCAGGGAGAAGGTATGGGGGCAGGACCTGGGAAATGTTGCTTATTCAGAGATTCAGAATGGAAAAATACATTACAGAGTTTACATGCATCATTCCTGGGCCCGACACCAGCCAGGAGGAGGGCCATGAATGTCTGTCCTAAGAAACCTAATACACACCTGCctgtcttccttcttcccttccttcccgctcttttccttcctctttcttgctctgtccttccttttttaaaactcGTCCTACCATCTTTACTGTCTACCTAACCTCTATGagcctcagtatcctcatctgtaaaatggggataatgataattCTTAATTCATAGGCTTTATGTGAAGATTAAATGCGTCAATGCATGTAGAGCATTTAAAACAGGGCCGGACATGTAGATAGCCATTATTGAGTGTTAAGTATTataactcttttcttcttcactttcctTCAATAAGTCTTTTTCAATGTCCCCCTGATCCCTCATCCCCACATGTGCTCAGCACGATGCTATACCAATCCCCCAGAAGACCCAGGCCTTGCCATTGAGGTGCTCACCAGGACATCCAACCAGAACACAGATTGGTACTGTGATGAGTgctagaaatcaagaaagcaagcAAGTGGCTGTGGGCTGGAGAAGGCAGGAAAGCCTCTGAGGAGGCAAGGTCAAGGCTGGGTAGGATCTAGGAGACAgaaaagcagaaaggaatggccgggcgcggcggcttatgcctgtaatcccagcactttgggaggccaaggcgggcagatcacctgaggtcgggagttcaagaccagcctgaccaacatggagaaaccccgtctctactaaaaatacaaaattagccaggcgtggtggcacatgcctgtaatcccagctactagggaggctgagacaggagaatcacttgaacctgggaggcggaggttgcggtgagccgagattgcaccattgcactccagcctgggcaacaagagtgaaactccatctcaaaaaaaaaaaaaaaaaagaaaaagaaaagcagaaaggggCCAGATAAGGATGAGACCGTGAAGGGTTACGAGGGAGTCTGGGGCTTGGGATCCTGGCATGGCTGGCTTGTTTGGCCAGTCACATGAGGGGTCTGGCCTAGGTGGTTGCCAAAGAGTTTATATTGCAGACAGAGGCAATGCTGTCACCTGAAAGCAAATGAGAGGACAGGGTCACAATGCTTTTCAGTGCTTTACCTGCATTATTGTTTCtgatccttgttttttttttgagatggagtctcactctgttgcccaagctggagtgcagtggcacgatctcagctcactgcaacctccgcctcctgggttcaagcaattctcctgcctcagcctcccgagtagctgggactacaggtgtgtgccatcatacctagctaatttttgtatttttagtagagacggggtttcaccacattggccaggctggtctcaaactcccgacctcaggtaatccacccgcctcggcctcccaaagtgctgagattacaggcgtgaaccaccgtgcccggcctattatttcTGATCTTTACAATAACTGCATGTCGAAGCTTTACcaatggaaaaactgaggctcaggctgggcgcggtggctcacacctgtaatcccaacactttgggaggccgaggtggatggatcacttgaggtcaggagttcgggaccagcctggccaacatggtgaaacccccatctctactaaaaatacaaaaactagctggacaatggtggtgcatgcctgtagtcccagctacatgggaggctgaggcagaaggatcacctgagcccaggaggcagaggttgcaatgaagtgagattgcaccactgcactctagcctggatgacagaggaagaccctgtctcaaaatagcaacaacaaaaaaaaaacaaccccgaggcacagctagtgagtggcagagccagaattccaACCAAAGTCTGTCTTGCAGATTTCAAGTCTCCTTTACCTTTCGAGGCATTCCctcacctcaccctcctccccagAGGCCACATCATTCGTGTGTGCTCTGTCTTCCAGAAACCCTTCCAACCACCAAGATGGCTCAGACCAACCCTACGCCGGGGTCCCTGGGGCCATGGAAGGTAAGCCCACCCCCATCACATCCAACAGGGCAGGGGTGAGATGCTGCACAGAGCAGGCCCCAGGCCTGTGCTCGTCCATAAGGCAGTGACTGACCAGAAAAACCCCAGTTTGTAGGAGAAAGGTCCACACAAGCTCCAGTGCTGTCGAAGGAAGGATCTCTCAGGATGTCCCATTGCACAAAGGAAGGATGACTGTGGACGCCAATGATGGGTGGGAGATGATACCTAGTTTCCTtaactcctctctcctccccgcTAAAGTCATCTTAAAATACAGCAGCCCAGCAACGGTTATGTCCATGGAGAAAATGAGGGCCCATAAAGATATTTACTACTAGATCCCAAATAAATTACAGGACTCAGCCTCCCAGCCTGAGGTTGGCTTTAACCATTGGCCGAAGTGGCTGATCCTCAGGCCTCTCACTGGCCTCTCTCCAACACTCCCCACTCTCCTCATTGGGTCAACTCTGAGGTCAGCTCACAGCTTTGGGAGTGGTCCTCTGGCCAGGTCCATGAGCCAGGTTTTAGTTCAAAGTAGAAAAAGGGTTGACCATAACTCTCCTTTACACTCTAGGTTTCTATAGGGGGTGTGGCTGGAGAAGCTAAGAATCTATAAGGAGCTCCTGGGACTCCCAGAATCCTGGCCTCTGGGCCATGCTTATGAAGGAACTGTGGTGGAATGGGAGCCCATAAGTCCTTGGCCTGTCCATTGGTCTAGATACTATCCCTGGCAGACCATTTCTATCATAAACCAATCTTCCCTCCACCTCATCCTTACTCTGGGCAAATGAACACCAACCAGTGGCATTAATTCAAACCCTTTCCTGACCTGTCTACACTGGAAGAGACCTCATCAGGCATCCCAGGCTACAGCTGGTAACAGAAAGCACAGAGTCAGACTCAAGTTAAGCTGTTGACCTAGACCTCTGTTTTTCCTGATGTTCTAGCTCTCTTGTGCCATTCAATCTCATTTCAGATAACCATCTATGATCAGGAGAACTTTCAGGGCAAGAGGATGGAGTTCACCAGCTCCTGTCCAAATGTCTCTGAGTGCAGTTTTGATAATGTCCGGTCCCTGAAGGTGGAAAGTGGCGCGTGAGTATGGACTTCTGCAGAACCGCAGCCCCTTATTTCAGGTCCCTTCAGACATGGGACCATAGAGTGGGGATAGGGGAAGAAGGATGTTCCCCTAGGCTCTAGTCATTTCTCGGAGAGAGGCCTCGAAAGAAATCACTACATGCGTAATTTAGTAAGCCAAAGCTAGAAGGAACATGAGGTTCTTAGTGGCTGGGTACTAGATTTCAGGGGCTGGATAAAGAAATACATACAATGGGGTGGGGCAGTGGCAGTAATCAAAATTTTGCTTCTGGAGCTCACAGGCTGCTACCTAGGGTGCTCTCAGAACAGCCACAAGACCCTTGAGTTTTTCTTGCCTGCAGAAAATTGGTAGAGAAGAAAGTGTCAAGTGGCTGCCTCTTCATGGCTAACTCTCCTCCTGCATATCCCAGAGCAGACATTGTTagctaatttctttattaaaaaaaaagccttaaccCCACGACTCCAGAGACGTATTAGCTCCTGATTCATCTTTCAGGCAGTTTCTGGTTGATGGTTAATCTTGGTTGAGGGAGACCCTCTCATTTTTGTCCTCTGACTCTTGGCAGAGTAGTTGAGGCCTTTATCATTAGCCTGAAAATACCTAAGGAAAAGACTCACCCTTGACTAGGCAGAATTGGCCTTGCATGTGGATAGGCTTCCACAAGTTGCTTGCCACCAAAATTAAGCTCTTCAGTCCTTTAAAAGATGTAACACTTTAAGGTGTCATCACTAACTGAGACCCAATTGTGAAAAACTAAGCTGAGTGTTTCAAGTTTTAAGTATAGGTATGGGGCACTAGGAGAAAGAACTCAcaagtcaaaggaaaaaaaagactagtAATCCATCAGCTGCTTGTTCGTCCCTGTGCTTTCTTAAGAAGACGCCAACAGGTTTGGCTTGAGCCAAAGCAATAGTCCAGGggtgtctaatcttttggcttccctaggccacactgaaagaattgtcttgggccacatataaaataccataacgatagctgatgagctaacaacaacaaaaaaaactcataatgttttaagaaagtttacaaatttgtgttgggctgcgtTCAAAGCTGTCCTGAGCTGCATGCAGCCCTTGGGcaacaggttggacaagcttgcaaTAGTCAGTCACTAGATCCTGAAACAGGTAGAGAATAGGTgatttggagaaaaagaaaaaaaaaatttttttttgagacaaggtgtcactctgttgcccaggctggagtgcggtggcacaatcatggctcactgcagcctccacctccaagcctcaaccctcagccccctgaatagctgggactgcagtagtgggtcaccacgcctggctaatttttgagttttgtagacagggtttcgccatgtttcccaggctggtctccaactcatgggctcaagcgatctgcttgccttggcctcctgaagcgttggaactacaggcgtgagccaccatacccagccaggaaatataattttagatTGGCTTTGCTAATACACTTCACTCAGACCAGTGAAGTAGATAGACCTTTTCAGTGATAATCCCCAAACAAATATTACATTCACTAACCTGCTTAGTATACCTGTCAACTCATTCCTCAACTCTTGTGACAAATTACTTTGTACAGCTCTACTGGGATTAGCTTGGTATTTTACCCCACTATTAACTTATCTAAAACGAAAGATGCCTTCTCCCCAAGGCCATATAGGCTTTGAACACCATGAACAAACACTACATGTCTTTGGCAGCTGGATTGGTTATGAGCATACCAGCTTCTGTGGGCAACAGTTTATCCTGGAGAGAGGAGAATACCCTCGCTGGGATGCCTGGAGTGGGAGTAATGCCTACCACATTGAGCGTCTCATGTCCTTCCGCCCCATCTGTTCAGCTGTGAGTCTCTGAAATTTCCACTTCTGTGCATATGAGGGATGGGACAAGAGGGTGTGGACAGACTGACGTTCATGCTATTTCTCATCAGTTATGCTGAATGTGgcaggaaaaaagacaaaagtaaaaaaagagaaaacatcacTTTCTTCACTAAGCctgctatttgatttttctccacCAGGTGGTACTTCCCTTAAGCTAAAACTAAGGGTCTTACAGGTGGCAGTAAGTGGATACTCAAGAGCCCAGTAAACTTGTGAAACACTAGTAAATGAGTGAAAGTGCTTACCTTGCAGCAAAAGGTGAATCCTTGGCCAGTTAAATTTCAATCTGTGTAACACTTTTACTGCAGAAACAGGAAGATGCTGAAGTAACCTTTCAGTAAGTGGGAATGACTGAAGAAATAGGCAAGTCTTCCAGTATCGATCTACATTGATTGATAATAATCTTCTTGTTCTGAACACTTAAGTATTACTCAATAATGCATCAGGCTGGGATGTTTCTGGTCTTTGGAAACAGTTCAAGCAGAAAGCAGGATGACCTTAAGGGGTGTGTTGAAAATGATCCCTGTATTAGGAGTTAGGTTGGGCTAGACCCTTTCCAAATATTCAGTCTATGTGTGAGTTTCTCGTGATTTTGGTTAATAATCTCACCTCGGTTCAAAGTCTTGCCAAAATTCAACTGGTGGAGAAGTTAACCTAAATAGCTCTAATCCAAATAAATAGTTCCCTGTCtggaaattatttcaatctcacttttaaaaacatttcatttgCCCACCCTAAGGTATAACTGACATACAGTAAAATGCACAGATCCTAAGTGAATATTCTCatcagttttgaaaaatatatatatccatgtaaccaacACCCTAACGATATAAAGAACATTCCATCATAGTTCCCTGGTGTCCCTTTCCACTCAATCGCTCCCCTACCACTTTCTATTACCAAACagttttgtccatttttgaaGTTCATATAGGTTAGTCTCTGCCTTTTTAATGCTTGTGTAGTAGTCATGTCCCCTACTGGACATACAAGTTATTTCcaacaacacacatacacacgcaagCGCACACATACATATTTGGGCTTACTTTTTGTATTAATTTGTGAGATCTTTTGTCACATTAGTGAATATTAATCCCTTGGTTGGCTGCATTTTGCTAGTACTTTTTCTCACTGTCAAATCCTCTTCATTATTCCAAAATAGTTATCAGTTATTTGTACATTCTAAATGTTATGGTATTTACATTggaataaacaaaattatgggCTACTGTTTTCTCACAAATCTGTTGccttaatctttttaaattatcatgTGCTTCCTTGTGTAatccaaaaaagtgtttcaattttgaaaaacatGAAGAATGATAGCCATAGCACTAGTACTagacatttttaaacaatttctgAATTACAGAATCATAAGGAGTCTAAGATGACCATCTTTGAGAAGGAAAACTTTATTGGACGCCAGTGGGAGATCTCTGACGACTACCCCTCCTTGCAAGCCATGGGTTGGTTCAACAACGAAGTCGGCTCCATGAAGATACAAAGTGGGGCGTAAGTACAAAAACAGGGTTGGAATATACTTCAAAGTAACTCCTGGGGTTGCATCAATGGTTATGTTTTAATCAGATTTCACACATATCGGTATAGATGTCACATTCTAGTTCTACATAATTTTGAATCTCAAGTTCTTTATACCAACTACCACTTAAGGTTGCAGATTTCTCTCCCCCAGACACGCCTCTATGGAAGAATTTACATTGACTACTTATATCTCTTTTGATGATTAAGGCTAATTAACTAGCTATAGCCATATTATGCTTAcaaatagtgcctgacacatttaGGATGGCTATTTTTTCTAAGCCTAAAAGCATCTCATACCATTGTGTTGAGTAAAGAGGCTCAGGTTTTGGGGTATTAACCAGATTCCTAATTAGTTTTAATAATGAAATGTACTTTGAATTTCCTAGCTGGGTTTGCTACCAATATCCTGGATATCGTGGGTATCAGTATATCTTGGAAAGTGACCATCACGGAGGAGACTATAAACATTGGAGAGAGTGGGGCTCTCATGCCCAGACTTCGCAGATCCAATCGATTCGCCGAATCCAACAGTAGCTTATTAAAAGCTCCAAGTACGATCATTCCTCAAGCATGAGACCTTGCTAAGCACTCTAGAATAAGTTTTATGTTCTGCTCACAGACATTGCTTTCAAATGTTAGCTGCTGAAATCCACAATAAacgtcattaaaaaaaaaacaactttgtagACTCAATTAACTACCATGCTTCACATAAATCACACCTAAGTGgatgagaacttttttttttagatgttttgctcttgttgcccaggctggagtgcaatggcgctatctcggctcaccataacctccgcctcccgggttccagtgattctctggctcagcctcccgagtagctgggattacaggcatgcaccaccacacctggctaattttgtatttttagtagagacgggtttctccatgttggtcaggctggtctcgaactcccaaccttaggtgatccgcccgcctcggcctcccaaagtgctgggattacaggtgtgagccaccacgcccggcctgtggatgagaatttttgttgttgttgagacagggtctcactgtcacccaggctgaagtgcagtgtcgatctcctgggctcaagtgatcctcctgcctcagcctcctgagtagttgggactacaggtgcctgccactatgcctggctaatttttgtactttttgtagagatgaggtctcactatgttgcccaggctggtctcgaattcttgggctcaagtgatccacccactgtggcttcccaaagtgctgggattacaggtgttgagccactgtgcccgcctgGATGAGAATTTTTTAAG encodes the following:
- the CRYBA1 gene encoding beta-crystallin A3; translated protein: METQAEQQELETLPTTKMAQTNPTPGSLGPWKITIYDQENFQGKRMEFTSSCPNVSECSFDNVRSLKVESGAWIGYEHTSFCGQQFILERGEYPRWDAWSGSNAYHIERLMSFRPICSANHKESKMTIFEKENFIGRQWEISDDYPSLQAMGWFNNEVGSMKIQSGAWVCYQYPGYRGYQYILESDHHGGDYKHWREWGSHAQTSQIQSIRRIQQ